A segment of the Promicromonospora sukumoe genome:
GTGGCGGTTCATCCCCGACTCCGCGAGCCGCTACGCCGCCCTGCAGTCCGGTGAGGTGCAGGTCATCGACAACGCCCAGCCGGACACGATCAAGTCGGCCGAGTCGGACGACGCGATCGAGGAGCTGGACGCACCCCGTCCCGGCGCGTCCAACCGCATCGAGCTCAACTCCGGCAAGGCCCCGTTCGACGACGAGCGCGTGCGCGAGGCGTTCATCCGCTCCGTGAACGTCGACGACGGCATCCAGAGCCTCTTCTTCGGCACCGCCGAGCGTTCGTACTCGCCGCTGTCCAGCGTCGAGCCGCTGGGCCTGAGCCTGCCCGACCTGTTCGCCGTCGACACCGACGGCGCGAGCACGCTGCTCGACGACGCCGGCTGGGACGAGCGCGACGCCGACGGCTACCGCGTCAAGGACGGCGAGCGCCTCACCCTCGACTTCCCGGTGAGCACCAACCAGTCGATCCCGGCCGAGCAGTCCCTGTTCGAGCAGGTCCAGGCCGACGCGAAGACCGAGGGCTTCGAGATCAAGCTCCAGCCGCTGGACCTGTCGAGCTGGTACGGCGTGCTCGCCGAGAACGAGTACGACCTGGTCAGCGCCCCGTACACGAAGGTCGGCCCGGACGTGCTGCGCATCCTGTACCACTCCGACTCGATCACGCCGGCGCCCAGCGGGTACTTCGCGAACCTCGCGCAGGTGGACGACGCCGACCTCGACGAGCTGCTGACCCAGGCCTCCGCCACGAGCGACGCCGGCGAGCGGGCCAGCCTCTACGAGGAGGCCCAGCGGATCATCCTGGAGGGCTACTACATCCTGCCGCTGTACGACCAGCAGAACCACTTCCTGCGGTCGTCGGCCGTGCAGGGGCTGCGCGCGATGCCGACGGTGTCGACGCCCACCTTCGCCGGGGCCTGGCTGGTGCCTTGACCCTTCCGGTCCCCACCACCGGGGCGCGCAGGAAGCCGGTGCCGGGCAACCGGCACTGGCTGCTCCTGCGCGCCGGCGGGGTCCTCTTCGTGCTCTGGGCGGCCGCGACGATCACGTTCTTCGCGCTCCGGCTCGTGCCCGGCGACCCCGCGGAGGCGATCCTCGGCGGCCCCGGCTCGCAGGCCGGGCCCGAGGCCCTTGCGCAGGTGCGCCGCGAGTACGGGCTCGACCAGCCGCTCGTGGTGCAGTACCTGACCTACCTCGGGCGGCTGCTGACGGGCGACCTCGGGCAGTCGTACTCGCTGCACAAGCCGGTGCTGACCGCGATCGGCGAGCAGTTCGGCGCCACGCTCACGCTCGCCCTGGTCTCGCTCGCCCTCGCGTGGGCGCTCGCCACGGGTCTGGCGGCGTGGAGCGTGCGCGGCGGACGGGTCGCGTGGGCGATCGGCTCCGGGCTGGAGCTGGTCGCCGCCGCCGTGCCGCACTTCTGGCTCGCGACCGTGCTCATCCTGTTCTTCAGCCTGACCCTCGGCATCCTGCCGCCCGTCAGCGTGCCCGGGCCGCTGGGCATCGTGCTGCCCGCGCTCACCATGGCCATCCCGCTCGCCGGGTTCCTCGGCCAGGTCATGCGCGAGTCCCTGCTCACCGCCATGGAGTCGCCGTTCGTCACCACGGCCCGGGCCCGCGGCGAGAGCGAGGTGCGCATCTTCTGGCGGCACACCCTGCGGCACGCCGCCATCCCCGCCGTCGGGCTGTCCGGCTGGGCGTTCGGGTCGCTGATCAGCGGCGCCGTCGTGGTGGAGTCGGTGTTCGCCCGGCAGGGTCTCGGGCGCAGCCTGCTGTCCGCCGTCCAGCTCCGCGACGTGACGCTCGTGACCGGGATCGTGCTGGTGGTGGCGCTCGCGTACACGGTGATGACGCTGGTGACCGATCTCGCGGACCGGGTCATCGACCCGCGGACCCGGGGGGTGGGGGAATGAGCCTGACTTTCCGGGGCGCCGGGTCGCGGCGTGCGGGCGGGTTCCGGTCCCGGTTCTCGGTCGCGGAGGCGCTGGCCGCGGTGTTCCTGCTGCTGCTCGTGGTCGCCGCGCTCTGGCCGAGCCTGCTCGCGCCCGGCGACCCGCTCGCCGTCTCGCACGCCGACGCCTTCCAGCCCCCGTCGTTCGCGCATCTCTTCGGCACCGACGAGTCCGGCCGGGACATCTATACGCGCGTGGTGCACGGCGCCTCGGAGTCGCTGCTGATCGGTGTGCTCGCCACCGCGATCGGCATCGGGCTGGCGATCGTGCTGGGCTTCGTGGCCGGACTCGGGCCGCGCTGGCTCGACTTCGGCACCACCCGCGTGGTCGAGGTGCTGTTCGCGTTCCCCGGCCTGCTGCTGGCGCTGCTGTTCATCGTGGTCACCGGGCCGGGCGTGCTGAGCTCGACCATCGCCGTCGGGCTGGCGACCGCGCCCGGGTACGCGCGCATCATCCGCTCCCAGGTGCGCCGCACGGCGTCGGCGGAGTTCATCGAGGCCGCGCGCGTGCTGGGCCGCGGCCGGCTGTGGATCACCGTGCGCCACATCCTGCCGAACGTGACGGCCGCGCTGTTCGTGCTCGCCACGCTCGGGCTGGGGCAGGCGATCATCTGGGTGTCGTCGCTGAGCTACCTCGGCCTGGGCGCCGTGCCGCCCGCCGCCGAGTGGGGCGCGATGCTCGCCGCGGGGCGCACCTACATCGCCAACTTCTGGTGGATGACGTTCTTCCCCGGGCTCGCGATCGTCGCCAGCGCCGCCGCCGCGACCGTGATCGGGCGGGGCATCCAGAAGCGGAACAGGAGTGCTTCGTGAGTGTGGTGACGCCTGGTCCCGTGGGGGAGCCCGTGCTGGACGTGCGGGATCTTGTCGTGTCGTTCGGCGGGCGGCGGGTCGTCGACGGCGTGAGCCTCCAGGTCGCGGCGGGCGAGTGCGTGGCGATCGTCGGCGAGTCCGGCTCGGGCAAGAGCGTGACCGCGCGCAGCGTCGTCGGCCTGGCGGGGGACGGGGCGCGGGTCTCGGCCGGGCTGTTGTCGGTCGCGGGGCAGGACGTGCTGTCCCTGTCCGGGCGGCGCCTGCGCCGGCTGCGCGGCGGCACCGTCGGGCTCATCGCGCAGGACGCCCTGGTCTCGCTCGACCCGCTGCGCCCCGTCGGCCGGGAGATCGGCGACACGCTCGCCCTGCACACCGACCTCGACGCCGCCGCGCGCCGCGTCCGCACCGTCGAGCTCCTGGAACGGGTCGGCCTGCCCGACGCCGAGCTCCGGGCCGGTCAGCGACCCGGCCAGCTCTCGGGCGGGCAGCGGCAGCGTGCCCTGATCGCCGCCGGCATCGCGGCCGACCCGCGGCTCGTCATCGCCGACGAGCCCACCACCGCGCTCGACCAGCCCGTCCAGGCCGGAGTGCTCCGGCTGCTGGGGCAGCTGCGCGACGAGGGCACCGGCGTGCTGCTCATCAGCCACGACCTGTCGGTGGTGCTCGGTATTGCCGACCGGTTGCTCGTGATGACCGACGGCGTCGTCGTCGAGGAGGGCACGCCCGCCGAGGTGTTCGAGCGCCCCCGGCACCCGTACACGCGCAAGCTGGTCGCCGCGGTGCCGGCGGGCCGGCCGCGGGGGGAGTCGCTGACCGGGGGTGCGGGTGCCGGTGCGGCGCCGGTGGGCGCTGTCGGCGATGCCGCGTCGTCGCCCGGGGGCGCCGCCGCGCCGTCGTCGGCCCCCGCCGTCGTCGCGCCGTCGGCCGCGGGTAGTGAACGTAGAGATAGTCGCTCTCTGAGCGCCGATAAAGCGACTGTCTCTACGTTCGATCTGACCGACGCCGACGGCGACGCACAGGGCGTGCTGGTCGAGGCGCGGGGGCTGTCGCGGGTGTTTCATGTCGGCGGGCGGGAGATCGTCGCCGCCGACGACGTGTCGTTCTCCCTGCGGGCGGGCCGCACCCTAGGGCTGGTCGGGGAGTCGGGGTCGGGCAAGTCGACCACCGCGCGGCTCCTGCTCGGCCTGGAGCATCCCGACGCCGGCGAGGTCACGCTGCTCGGCGAGCCGTGGAGCCCGCTCCCCGAGGCCCGACGGCGGCCGCGCCGCTCGCTGATCGGCGCGGTGTTCCAGGACGCCCTCAGCTCGTTCGACCCGCGCTGGACGGTCGGCGCCGTCCTCGCCGACGCCGTCACCCACGGCCGGTCGGTCCGGCCCGGACCCGTGCGCGCGGAGATCTCGGCGCTCCTCGACACCGTGGGCCTCGACCCGGCGCTCGCCGCCCGCCGACCCCTGCACCTGTCGGGCGGGCAGCGGCAGCGCGTCGCCGTCGCACGGGCACTCGCCGCCGAGCCCCGGGTGCTGGTCCTCGACGAGCCGGTCTCGGCGCTCGACGTCTCGGTCCAGGCCCAGGTGCTCGACCTGCTTGACCGGCTCCAGCGGGAACGCGACCTCGCATACCTGCTGATCACGCACGACCTCGGCGTCGCGCTGCACATGAGCGACGACCTCGCCGTCATGCAGGAAGGCCGCATCGTCGAGCAGGGCCCGGCGTCGAGCGTCTTCGACGACCCGGAGCACCCCTACGCCCGGCTGCTCCGCGACGCCGTCCGGATCTAGGCCGCTGCCGCGAGCGTGGCCCGGTGCCCCGGCCGACCTCCGGGGGAATGATGTGCGCCCCGAACAGGTAACACTGAGTTTCCATCGCTAGCTCAGCATTACCCACCTGTGGGCACAACGTCCGCCCGGACCAGTCCGGACACCACCGCGAGATATGGGGAACCGTCGTCGGCGCGCGGGTGCACTCCCGGGCCGGCCCCCGGGGAACTGCTCCCCGGCTACGCCGATGAGTTTCGCGGGCGGACGACGTCCACCTCGGTGGAGTCCGGCCCGACGGGGCCGCCGAGACTGGAGGACTGCGATGCCGCGATACCTGATCTCGTTCGACGACGGTGCGATGACGTTCCCGCGGGAGGACCTGCCCGCCGTGGCCGAGGCCTCGCACGCGGTCGTGCAGGCGGCCAAGGATGCTGGCGTCTGGATCTTCGGCGCGGGACTGGAGCGACAGCGGGCGTCGGTCGTCGGGACCGACGGCGCTGTGACCGACGGACCGTTCCCGGAGACCAAGGCCGTGATCGGCGGGTTCTCGATCCTGGAGGTGGCTTCGCGCGACGAGGCCCTGAAGTGGGCCGCCCGGATCGCGGAGGGCTGTCGCTGCGCCCAGGAGGTCCGAGAGCTCATGTACGACCCGGAGTCTTGACGCCGGGCCCCCGCCAAACGTCGTCGGCCGCATTCCCCTTCGAGACCTAGGTTTCTTCGCTTTCAGCCACCGGAAAGCGAAGAAACCTAGGTCTCGAAGGGGACCCGCAGAGGCGGGTCAAGGTCGAGCGACCTTCTCCAGCAATCGGAGGAGGCCGACGACGTGGCTGAGCGCGTGCCACGCGGGGGTCGCGTCCGCTTCCGCGACGAATCCTCGGATCTCGTCGAGGTCATCGCTGATCTGTCCGACGCTGAGATCGCGTGGCTCGCCCCGCAGATCGAAGGCGGCGCCGACCGGAAGGTGCCAGTAGTGGTCGTGCTCCACCGGAACCTGATTGCCGTGCTCGGCCACGAAGGCGTCCAGCGCGAGCTCGATCGCCGCCCGGAGCTCCGCGACCTGGAAGGCGTCGTCCGAGCCGGCCTGCTCCGGGTGTTCGTTGCTCGTCTCCGCGCTCATCGACAACCCGTCATGCGGTCATCCTGCCGAACTGGTCGAGGTCGGTCGACACGAATTCCCGGAGCCGTCAGACGGCGAGCGCGCGGACCGTGTCGATCGTGTCGGCCTCCGCCGCGGTCTTGTCGTCGCGGTAGCGCAGCACCCGCGCGAAGCGCAGCGCGAGGCCGCCCCGGTAGCGGGTCGAGCGCTGGAGGCCGTCGAACGCGATCTCGACCACCTGCTCGGGGCGCACCGTCACGACCCAGCCGTTGTCCTCGACCTCCAGCTCGCGGAAGCGCTCGGTCTGCCACTGCAGCATCTCGTCGGTCATGCCCTTGAACGTCTTGCCCAGCATCACGAAGCCGCCCTCCGGGTCCCGCGCGCCCAGGTGGATGTTGGACAGCCAGCCCTGGCGGCGGCCCGAACCACGCTCGACCGCCAGCACCACGAGGTCCAGGGTCTTGCGGGGCTTGACCTTGACCCAGCCGGCGCCGCGTCGTCCGGCCGCGTACGGCGTGTCCAGGGACTTGACCACCACGCCCTCCTGGCCCTCGCGGAGCGCGCCCGCGAAGAACTCGGCTGCCGCCTCCGGGTCGGACGTCCGCAGGCGGCGCACCGTGTGCGCCCCCGCGACCTCGTCCAGCACCGTCAGGCGTTCGCGCAGCGGGGCGTCGAGCAGGTCGCGCCCGTCGGCGTGCAGCACGTCGAAGAAGAACGGGGTGAGCTGGAACTGGTCGGCCAGCGCCTCCTCCGCCGACGTCGCCCGTCCCGGGCCGCGCGCCGACCCCCGCCCCGGCTCGTGCGTCGCCGACCGCGACGCCGTCTCCTGGAACGGCCGCGGCACACCGTCCGGACCGACGCCGAGCGCCTCGCCGTCCAGCACCAGCCGGTCCGACGGCAGCGCGCGCACCGCCTCGACGATCTCCGGCACGCGCTCCGTGATGTCGTCCAGGGACCGCGTCACCACCCGCACCTCGTCGCCGAGCCGGTGCACCTGGATGCGGATGCCGTCGAGCTTCACGTCCACGCACAGCTCGACGGGCTCGTCGCCGGAGCCGAGCTTCTCGAACGCCGCCGCGATGTCCGGCGCCGAGGCGGCCAGCATCGGCCGCACCGGCCGCCCGACCTCCAGCGTGAAGTCCGCCAGCGCGGCGAGCGGGTCGTCCGCGAGAAGGGCGGCGCTCGCGACCGGTCCCGTGGCGCCACGCAGCATGACGGCGCGGCGGACGGCGTCGGCGGGGGTGCCCGCGGCCTCCGCGACGGCGTCGACCACCACCGAGTCGAGCGCCCCCTGCCGCAGCTCGCCCGCGACCAGTCCGCGCAGGAACGCCTGCTCCCGCTCGGTCGCGGCGCCGAAGAGCTCCGCGGCCGCCGTCGACCGGGCCTGCGCGGAACCCGGGCCCTCCAGCGCGGCCATCGCGTCGAACGCGGCGTCGACGTCGCGCACCGTGAGCGTGCTGTCCACGGCCGGCGGCGGCAGGTCGCGCAGCGCGGCGTAGCCGAGGCCCGTCCGGCGCTGACGCAGCGCCCCGGCGAGATAGGCGACGACGATCTCGAGGTCGCCGGCCCGGCCTGGGGCGTCGGCCGGGTCTGAGGTGACGGCTTCCGACGGCGCCGCTCCGCCCACGCCGTCTGCGCCGTCCGCCGTCCGGCGCAGCAGGTCGGCGATGGCCGCCCGCTTGGCCAGGCGCGAGCGCGTGGCGGCGACGGCGTCGGACGTGGCGGCGACCTCGGCGAGAAGCATGCTCCATCTTGACCCGCCGCCCGCTCAGCCGCGGCCCCAGGTGTCGACCACAGCAGCTGCTGCCACGCCGGGCGCGATCCTGGCAGCAACCGCTGTGGTCAACACGGGGGGCGTCACCGGGAAGTGACGCTCAGCCCAGCGGCCAGGCCGCCACCGCCTCCTCCACCGCTGTGCGGGTCGGGGCCGCCACGCCCGGCACCAGCTCGTACGGCGCCTCGCCCGACTTGGGCGCGCGCCGCCAGGTGCCGATCAGCCGTCCGTCCAGGAGCACTGCCGGCCGGAAGATGCCGTTGGTGAACGGGACGACCGTCCGCATCGCCTCGGCGTCCGCGACCAGCTCGCGGTCCTGGTAGCCCAGCACGATCTCGTCGAACCCCGGCGCGAGCACCACGCCGCCGGGCTCGTCGAGCCCGAGATCGAGCCCGGCGTCGCCCCCGAGCACCCCGCCCCCGACGAGCATGACCCGCCCGTCCACCGTGACCTCGGCGAGCGCGTCCGGCTCGGCCTCGCGCAGCGCGGCCACGGCGGCGCGCACGGGCGTCTTGGGCAGGCCGAGCCACCAGGCCAGGTCGTCGACCGTGGCCGGTCCGCGGCTCGTGAAGTACGACCGGGCGATGCGGCGCAGGGCGGCGTCGGGCTGCTCGGCGGGGACGGCGACCGGCGTCGCGACCATGCGCTGCTGCGCCCCCGCGAACGGTCCCCAGTGCAGCACCCCGCGCAGCGCCAGGGTGACGATCAGGTGGTACCCGCGCTGCCCCTCGATGGGCACGCCGGCCTGCTGCCACAGGTCGATCATCTCGGCGCGCGTAATCCCCTCCGACGCCGCGAGCAGCTCCCGGGTGAGCGCCTCCGCGCGGTCCACGAGCGCGTCGTCGAGGCCCTCGGCCTCGCGGACCCGGCGGCCCAGGTGCGTCACGCGCTCGCCCGTCAGCGAGACGAGCCCGGCCAGGTCGCGCGGCGTGGTCGCGAAGATGGTGCCGCGCTGCGTCCAGCCGCGCACGAGCTCGCCGCCGTCGAACGCGGCGCGCACGTCGTCGAGGGTGGTGCCTGACCGCGACCGGACGGCGATCGCGCGCAGCACGGCGGGCAGGTCCTGACCCTGCAGCGCGACCATCCGGCGCACGACGTCGACCGGCGACGCGGCGGCCTGTCCGCCGTCGGGCAGCGCGAGGCCCTGCGTACGCAGGCGCAGCCGGCGCGCGGCGTCGGGGGAAAGGGCGGTCGTTCCGGAGGGCATGCGGGAAGGCTACGACGCGCCCCTGACACTCACCGGTCCGTGGTCCGCAGTGTCGTGCCGGCTCGCCAGGCCGCACCAGTGACGCCCTGTCATGGTCTGCCCTGCGCTTTGTCACGGGTAATCGGTGACACGGCTGCACTGGCGGTCGCGGTCGCGGACGGGTGGGATCGGGGGATGACCTCGACACCAGCGTTCGATCCTGAGGGACCCGAGCCGGCCCGGCAGGGCACGACCAGGCAGGTCCCGGCCCGGAACGGCAAGGTGATGCGTGTCTCCGTGCTGACGATCGCCGTGGCGCTCCTGGCGGCCACGCTGGCGCCGGGCACGGCGTCGTCCGCGCCCGCTCCGGCGGCCTGGCCGACGACGGCGGTGTCCCCGGCCGGGCAACCGACGACGGCGACGTCTCCGGAACCGACGCTGACCTGGGGCGACTGCCCGGAGGCCGTGGCCGCGCCCGGGCTGGAGTGCGCCACGATCGACGTGCCGCTGGACTACGCCGAGCCGGACGGGCGCACCATCGAGGTCGCGGTCTCGCGGCTGGCGAGCACCAACCCGCAGGAGCGTCGCGGGGTGCTGCTGACCAACACCGGCGGGCCGGGCGGCGAGGGCCTGTCCTACCCGGCGGGCCTGCGCGACGTGCTCAAGCTGCCGCAGGCGCTGCTGGACCAGTACGACGTGATCGGCATGGACCCGCGCGGCGTCGGGCACAGCACGCCTGTGACCTGCGGCCTCTCGCCCCTGGACCAGCCGACCAACATCCCGATGTACGCCCGGGGCGCGGCCGACGTCCGAGCCGAGGCGAAGCGCGTGGCGGCGGTGGCCGAGAAGTGCGGGGCCTCCCCGACGGCGGACGTGCTGCCGCACGTCACGACGGCCAACACCGCCCGCGACATGGACCGCATCCGCGTGGCGCTGGGCGAGTCGACGATCTCCTACTTCGGCATCTCGTACGGCACCTACCTCGGCTCGGTCTACACCTCGCTGTTCCCGGAGCACAGCGACCGGTTCCTGCTCGACAGCGCGACCGGGCCCGGCGGCTGGGACGCCTCGTTCTCCCGGCTGTTCGGGCAGGGCGTCGAGGACCGGTTCCCGGACTTCGCCCGCTTCGCCGCCGCACGTCCGGAGTACGGCCTCGGCGAGACGCCCCGCCAGGTGCGGGCCAAGTACTTCGAGCTGGCCGCGCGCCTGGACAAGACGCCGAGCCCCGACGGCTACACCGGCGCGGCCTTCCGCTTCGCGACCTTCGCCGCCCTCTACTACGACTCCAGCCTGCCCGGGCTCGCCGAGACGTGGCAGGCGCTCGACCAGGGTGAGCCGGTTCCGGTTCCGGGTGCTGTTACTGCGCCCGCGCCGGCCGATCCGGGCATCCCGGGGGAGCAGGCCACCCCGGGCGAACAGGCCGCGCCGTCGTCCGAGGCTGCCGGAATCCCGGCGGACAACTACGTGGCCAGCCAGCTCCACGTGATCTGCAACGACTCCGACTGGCCGGAGCAGCTCTGGCGGTACCAGGTCAACGTCGCGATCGACCGGGTCCGCTACCCGATGTTCGGCGCGGCAGGGGCGAACGTCACACCGTGCGCGTACTGGCCGTCGGAGCCGGTCGAACCCCAGGTCGAGATCACCGACGAGGGGCCGTCGAACGTGCTCATCCTGCAGAACCTGCGCGACCAGGCGACGCCGCTGGCCGGAGCCCGGGACCTGCGCGACGCGTTCGGGGACCGGGCCCGCATGGTGACCGCCGACCAGGGCGGCCACCTGTCCTACCTGCGGCTGGGCAACGACTGCGCCGACGACATCGCCACGGAGTTCCTGCTCACGGGCGTGCTTCCCGCGGACGACGTCGCCTGCGGGGCGCTGTGACGCCGCTATTTGCCATGGTCAAGACCGGCCCGGCCTAGGCTAAACTCGGCTCGCTTGCCTCCGTAGCTCAGCTGGATAGAGCGGGTCACTTCTAATGACTAGGTCGCGGGTTCGAATCCTGCCGGGGGCACTGATCTGCTGTCGTCGGGCGTCGGGCGTTTATTCCGACAGCCTGCACAAATCCGTTGTTTCTGCGTATCTACCAGCCTCTACGGCTTGGCAGAACGATCTTGACCTATCAGGATGAAGCCGTGACTCCAGGAACACGCTCCGCTGTGCTCGGCCGTCGGGGTGGTGTGGACCCGAACGTTGCGGAGCAGCTCGGCTTCACGGTGCACGACGTCGTGCGCGACCTGCGCCGCGACGTCGCCGCGGCGACCCTGCCCCTGCCGGTCGACGGCACCGAGGAGGCCGAGGCGTCCCGGGAACGCCTCCTCGCGCAGCTCGACGAGCACCTCCTGCCGCGCCTCGCCGAGCTCTCCAGCCCCGCCGTCGTCGTGCTCGCGGGGTCCACGGGAGCGGGCAAGTCCACGCTCTTCAACAGCCTGCTCGGCGAGGAGGTGTCCGAGGCCGGCGTGCTGCGGCCCACCACCCGCGAGCCCGTCGTGGGCGTGCACCCGCGCGACGTCGACACGCTCACCGCGGGGCCCGTCACCGAGCTGGCCCGGCTGGTCAAGCACGAGGGCGTGCCGCGCGGCACCGCGCTGATGGACGCCCCCGACCTCGACTCCCTCCTCAAGGAGAACCGCTCCACGGCCCACCAGCTCCTGGAGGCGGCCGACCTCTGGCTCTTCGTCACCACGGCGGCGCGCTACGGCGACGCCCTGCCGTGGCAGGCCCTGGACCGCGCCAAGGAGCGCGGGGCGAGCGTCGCGATGGTGCTCAACCGGGTGCCCAAGGAGAACCTGACGACCATCCGGGCGGACCTCAACGCGCGCATGAAGGAGCGCGGCATGAAGGACGTGCCGCTGTTCGTCGTGCCCGACGTCGGGCCGCACGAGGGGCTGCTCGACCCGAAGCTGGTGGCGCCCATCCAGCGCTGGCTCAACCTGATGGCCGGCCCCGAGCGCTCGCGGACCGTCATCCTGCGCACCCTCAAGGGTGCCCTCGGCGCCCTCCCGGACTGGGTGACCGGCCTCGTCACCGCCGTCGAGCAGCAGGGCACGGTCGCCTTCGACCTGCGCAACGCCGTCCAGTCGGTGGTCCCGGACGCGCAGCTGGCCGCGCGCACCGCCGTCCTGTCCGGCACCTCGGGCGAGGGCACGGTCGCGGCGCGGTTCGCGGAGCTCGCCAGCACCGACCACATCTCCCGCGTCACCGTGCGCGACGGCATCGCCCGCACCACCAAGCGAGCCGGCAAGGCCCGCGAGACGGCGCTCCTGCGGCTGCGCGAGGAGGTCGAGGCCACCGCGACCCGCGCGTTCGTCGCCGCGGGCGTGCGCACCGAGGAGAGCCTCCAGGGCGCGCTGGCCGGACCCGGGGCGCCGGCCGCCGGCGAGACGATCCTCCCGTCCGCGACGAGCCGCGCCAAGGACCGCCTCGCCTGGGGCCAGCGGACCGCCGCGGAATGGTCCCGGCTGGCCGACGACGTCGTCGGTCGGATGGCGGACTCCGACCCCGACAGCTCCGGCACCGAGGCCGCCGCCCGCGCGGCGGGGGCCCGCAAGGCGTTCGGCGACGTCGGGCTCGCCACGCTCCTGCAGGCGACCGCCCTCGGGAACGAGGACTCGGCGAACCTCGTGGACCGTGTGCTCGGCGAGACGGCGGGCGCCGCGATCGAGGAACTTCAGGGCGAACTCGCCGACCAGGTCGCGCTAGCGGTTGCGGAAGAGGCCCGTTCTGTCCAGAGTGCCCTTGACGTCCCCGCGCTAGCCGACGACGCGGCCGCTCCGCTCCGTGTCCGGCTGGCCGAGCTCAGGAGGCTGACATGATGAGCCACGACGCGACCCTCGGCGCCCGCACCGAGGACCTCGGCCGAGCCCTCCAGATCGCCGGGTCCCGGCTCGACGACACGGTCTTCGGCAAGGTCGCCAGCTCTGTCGCGGGCGTGCGCGAACGACTCGCGCTCGGCGTGGACCACACGGTGGTGGCGCTCGCGGGCGGCACCGGTTCGGGCAAGTCGAGCACCTTCAACAAGATCTCCCGCCTCACCTTCGCCGACGTCGGGGTCAAGCGCCCCACCACCGCCAAGGTCACCGCGTGCTCGTGGAGCGACGACGCCGCGACCCTGCTGGACTGGCTCGGCGTGGAGCGGGAGCGCCGCATCACCCGTGCGGGCGAGCTGGACTCCGCCGACGAGGCGGCCCTGAGCGGCCTCGTGCTGCTGGACCTGCCCGACCACGACTCCGTGGCGCCCGGACACCGCGACGTCGTGGACAAGGTGCTGCCGCTGGTCGACCTGCTGGTGTGGGTGGTCGACCCGCAGAAGTACGCGGACGACGCCCTGCACACCGGCTACCTGCGCGACTCGTCGGGCATGCGCGCGTCCACCGTGGTGGTGCTCAACCAGATCGACACCGTCCCCGTGGGCCAGCGCGACAACCTGGTCAACGACGTGAAGCGCCTGCTGCGCGACGACGGCCTGGACGACGTGCCGGTCATCGCCGCGTCCACCAAGACCGACATCGGCATCGAGGACCTGCGGGGGCTGCTGGAGCAGACCGTCGCCCGCCGGTCCGTCTCGGCCGGCCGCGCCGCGGGCGAGCTCGACGCCGCCGCGACCCTGCTGCTGGGCCAGTCCCCGGCCGAGGTGCCGTGGCACATCGACACGGTCCTGGAGCGCGAGGTCGACGCCCTGGCCCGCGCGGCCGGGCTGGAGTCGGTCGCCGCCCAGGTCGGCGCCGCGGTGCGCAACGGCTACGGCTCGCCCGAGTTCCGCAATCCTG
Coding sequences within it:
- a CDS encoding winged helix DNA-binding domain-containing protein, with the translated sequence MPSGTTALSPDAARRLRLRTQGLALPDGGQAAASPVDVVRRMVALQGQDLPAVLRAIAVRSRSGTTLDDVRAAFDGGELVRGWTQRGTIFATTPRDLAGLVSLTGERVTHLGRRVREAEGLDDALVDRAEALTRELLAASEGITRAEMIDLWQQAGVPIEGQRGYHLIVTLALRGVLHWGPFAGAQQRMVATPVAVPAEQPDAALRRIARSYFTSRGPATVDDLAWWLGLPKTPVRAAVAALREAEPDALAEVTVDGRVMLVGGGVLGGDAGLDLGLDEPGGVVLAPGFDEIVLGYQDRELVADAEAMRTVVPFTNGIFRPAVLLDGRLIGTWRRAPKSGEAPYELVPGVAAPTRTAVEEAVAAWPLG
- a CDS encoding GTP-binding protein yields the protein MMSHDATLGARTEDLGRALQIAGSRLDDTVFGKVASSVAGVRERLALGVDHTVVALAGGTGSGKSSTFNKISRLTFADVGVKRPTTAKVTACSWSDDAATLLDWLGVERERRITRAGELDSADEAALSGLVLLDLPDHDSVAPGHRDVVDKVLPLVDLLVWVVDPQKYADDALHTGYLRDSSGMRASTVVVLNQIDTVPVGQRDNLVNDVKRLLRDDGLDDVPVIAASTKTDIGIEDLRGLLEQTVARRSVSAGRAAGELDAAATLLLGQSPAEVPWHIDTVLEREVDALARAAGLESVAAQVGAAVRNGYGSPEFRNPDPDSIALSRSRWLTGSGESLKPGWQRSLAESVATARDVAGAVSTALQGITLDTRGPTTQPLTRRLALGAVLIAVVLGIATVLASVDVLPVGETWTTVLGVAAVVAAVAALAVFLVAMQLRRALAARRAQGVIASGRAALERVLQQTLGVPTQKLLDEHRAVRELAQSARDDGPSVPLRVEENATTGSQIRVSSTGGVRLTDLRSVRA
- a CDS encoding alpha/beta hydrolase; translated protein: MTSTPAFDPEGPEPARQGTTRQVPARNGKVMRVSVLTIAVALLAATLAPGTASSAPAPAAWPTTAVSPAGQPTTATSPEPTLTWGDCPEAVAAPGLECATIDVPLDYAEPDGRTIEVAVSRLASTNPQERRGVLLTNTGGPGGEGLSYPAGLRDVLKLPQALLDQYDVIGMDPRGVGHSTPVTCGLSPLDQPTNIPMYARGAADVRAEAKRVAAVAEKCGASPTADVLPHVTTANTARDMDRIRVALGESTISYFGISYGTYLGSVYTSLFPEHSDRFLLDSATGPGGWDASFSRLFGQGVEDRFPDFARFAAARPEYGLGETPRQVRAKYFELAARLDKTPSPDGYTGAAFRFATFAALYYDSSLPGLAETWQALDQGEPVPVPGAVTAPAPADPGIPGEQATPGEQAAPSSEAAGIPADNYVASQLHVICNDSDWPEQLWRYQVNVAIDRVRYPMFGAAGANVTPCAYWPSEPVEPQVEITDEGPSNVLILQNLRDQATPLAGARDLRDAFGDRARMVTADQGGHLSYLRLGNDCADDIATEFLLTGVLPADDVACGAL
- a CDS encoding GTPase domain-containing protein; the encoded protein is MTPGTRSAVLGRRGGVDPNVAEQLGFTVHDVVRDLRRDVAAATLPLPVDGTEEAEASRERLLAQLDEHLLPRLAELSSPAVVVLAGSTGAGKSTLFNSLLGEEVSEAGVLRPTTREPVVGVHPRDVDTLTAGPVTELARLVKHEGVPRGTALMDAPDLDSLLKENRSTAHQLLEAADLWLFVTTAARYGDALPWQALDRAKERGASVAMVLNRVPKENLTTIRADLNARMKERGMKDVPLFVVPDVGPHEGLLDPKLVAPIQRWLNLMAGPERSRTVILRTLKGALGALPDWVTGLVTAVEQQGTVAFDLRNAVQSVVPDAQLAARTAVLSGTSGEGTVAARFAELASTDHISRVTVRDGIARTTKRAGKARETALLRLREEVEATATRAFVAAGVRTEESLQGALAGPGAPAAGETILPSATSRAKDRLAWGQRTAAEWSRLADDVVGRMADSDPDSSGTEAAARAAGARKAFGDVGLATLLQATALGNEDSANLVDRVLGETAGAAIEELQGELADQVALAVAEEARSVQSALDVPALADDAAAPLRVRLAELRRLT